A portion of the Leptidea sinapis chromosome 13, ilLepSina1.1, whole genome shotgun sequence genome contains these proteins:
- the LOC126967763 gene encoding translation initiation factor IF-2 isoform X2, whose amino-acid sequence MERIERCGGKVVSKAGVPRVVWNRPRAGHKGPIKKNTPMDEIPFLAVARSLGDLWSYNPNNDEFIVSPDPDVGVLTIDPAKFRCLIFGTDGLWNMMTPEGAVSLVHSTEKHNEAALVGVGNQPRDWLNPSKSLVDQALERWSNTRMRADNTSVVTLMLDPPGPPRATVLRSRTAATQKAQSTVNPAVSSHPAVTTASSNKVDDSKSENAVETENRQVPENGLTIMTRYSDEDKPLQNGESSEHTPLPPCTTIDGRFSVGAKNESTNESKEDSETITNYGNPAESYFMARLLNRTKVVNTLSEVYNEIVNCTNEETVESHEPSPPPPATVVPEETVEVVRPIIARQSLPPEESNVEAESELDNISIQINEVSSSSPTEGPVRSRAKKFRDVKRDATPNDRVLRSHHESEAAGPQTRQAATRLRSPVAKPLERVVILNRRDLRPQARRPEAGSGDAGEEARRSTRSQHAPAPQKGRQESVRAGNCPRAPGSTRRSPAARELGRSKENLGGGRGRAAAARAPPAPRPRPRRDPSQPEVHSTTGEPARPRALRSRNETDSPAQPPGKRPRYDDAPDPPKVPDKCARPIGKRASGPWAPSLALRNRLRRRLAK is encoded by the exons ATGGAGAGGATTGAGAGATGTGGTGGCAAAGTGGTGTCAAAAGCAGGGGTACCAAGAGTAGTATGGAATAGGCCCAGAGCCGGTCACAAAGGGCCAATAAAGAAGAACACCCCAATGGATGAGATACCATTTTTGGCTGTTGCAAGATCACTTGGTGATCTATGGAGCTATAATCCAAATAATGATGAATTTATAGTTAGTCCAGATCCTGATGTTGGTGTCCTTACCATTGACCCAGCCAAGTTTAG ATGTCTAATTTTTGGAACTGATGGCTTGTGGAACATGATGACACCGGAAGGTGCTGTGAGTTTAGTGCACTCCACAGAGAAGCATAACGAAGCTGCCTTAGTTGGAGTAGGTAACCAGCCAAGGGACTGGTTGAATCCTTCTAAAAGCCTAGTGGATCAAGCTCTTGAAAG gTGGTCAAACACTCGGATGAGGGCTGATAATACTTCAGTGGTCACTCTTATGTTAGATCCTCCAGGCCCCCCTCGAGCAACTGTTCTAAGATCAAGAACTGCAGCAACCCAAAAGGCACAGTCAACAGTTAATCCTGCCGTTTCCTCACATCCAGCTGTTACAACTGCTTCTTCAAACAAAGTAGATGACAGTAAATCTGAGAATGCCGTTGAAACTGAAAACAGACAAGTGCCTGAAAATGGTTTGACCATTATGACCCGGTATTCAGATGAAGATAAGCCTCTCCAAAATGGTGAGTCCTCTGAACACACCCCCCTACCACCATGCACCACCATTGATGGGAGATTTTCTGTGGGAGCCAAAAATGAAAGTACGAATGAGTCGAAAGAAGATTCTGAGACAATAACAAATTATGGCAACCCCGCCGAGTCGTATTTCATGGCGCGTCTGCTTAATAGAACTAAAGTTGTGAATACATTATCGGAAGTGTACAATGAAATAGTTAATTGTACAAATGAAGAGACAGTCGAATCTCACGAACCATCACCACCACCTCCTGCCACCGTTGTCCCCGAAGAGACCGTTGAAGTAGTGCGGCCCATTATCGCCCGGCAATCACTGCCACCGGAAGAGAGTAATGTCGAAGCGGAGTCAGAGCTCGATAACATCAGTATACAGATCAATGAAGTTTCATCCAGTTCGCCGACAGAGGGGCCGGTGCGGTCGAGAGCGAAGAAGTTTCGGGATGTTAAACGGGACGCGACGCCTAATGATCGGGTGCTGCGCTCGCACCACGAGTCCGAGGCGGCGGGGCCGCAGACCAGGCAAGCCGCTACTCGCTTGCGGTCGCCCGTCGCGAAGCCGCTCGAGCGGGTCGTGATCTTGAACAGACGCGACTTGCGTCCTCAAGCGCGGCGCCCCGAAGCGGGCTCGGGCGATGCGGGGGAAGAGGCGCGGCGGTCCACTCGCTCGCAGCACGCGCCCGCGCCGCAGAAAGGGCGCCAGGAGTCAGTCCGGGCGGGAAACTGTCCGCGCGCCCCGGGGTCGACGCGGCGGTCCCCGGCGGCGCGGGAGCTAGGCCGCTCCAAGGAGAACCTCGGCGGCGGGAGGGGCCGCGCGGCCGCCGCTCGCGCCCCCCCCGCGCCGCGCCCTCGCCCGCGCCGCGACCCTAGCCAGCCCGAGGTGCACTCCACCACCGGCGAGCCCGCGCGCCCGCGAGCGCTGCGCTCCAGAAACGAAACCGACTCCCCCGCGCAGCCTCCGGGCAAACGTCCTCGCTACGACGACGCTCCCGACCCGCCCAAGGTGCCCGACAAGTGCGCTCGACCCATCGGCAAGCGCGCCTCCGGCCCCTGGGCTCCATCCCTGGCGCTGCGCAATCGTTTGCGTCGAAGACTAGCGAAGTAA
- the LOC126967763 gene encoding uncharacterized protein LOC126967763 isoform X1: MPASIGVNLRVTGHCSQGGRKYMEDLFSVAYQQTEDERDLEYAFFGIYDGHGGGEAAAFAKEHLMDAIVKQRHFWSDNDEDVLKAIRNGYMLTHLNMWKEVEKWPKTVTGLPSTAGTTASIAFIRRGKIYVGHVGDSAIVLGYQKEGSDEWEAKPLTSDHKPESISEMERIERCGGKVVSKAGVPRVVWNRPRAGHKGPIKKNTPMDEIPFLAVARSLGDLWSYNPNNDEFIVSPDPDVGVLTIDPAKFRCLIFGTDGLWNMMTPEGAVSLVHSTEKHNEAALVGVGNQPRDWLNPSKSLVDQALERWSNTRMRADNTSVVTLMLDPPGPPRATVLRSRTAATQKAQSTVNPAVSSHPAVTTASSNKVDDSKSENAVETENRQVPENGLTIMTRYSDEDKPLQNGESSEHTPLPPCTTIDGRFSVGAKNESTNESKEDSETITNYGNPAESYFMARLLNRTKVVNTLSEVYNEIVNCTNEETVESHEPSPPPPATVVPEETVEVVRPIIARQSLPPEESNVEAESELDNISIQINEVSSSSPTEGPVRSRAKKFRDVKRDATPNDRVLRSHHESEAAGPQTRQAATRLRSPVAKPLERVVILNRRDLRPQARRPEAGSGDAGEEARRSTRSQHAPAPQKGRQESVRAGNCPRAPGSTRRSPAARELGRSKENLGGGRGRAAAARAPPAPRPRPRRDPSQPEVHSTTGEPARPRALRSRNETDSPAQPPGKRPRYDDAPDPPKVPDKCARPIGKRASGPWAPSLALRNRLRRRLAK, from the exons ATGCCTGCATCCATTGGTGTTAACTTGCGCGTAACAGGCCACTGTAGTCAAGGCGGGAGAAAGTACATGGAAGATTTGTTTTCCGTTGCGTATCAACAAACCGAAGATGAGAGAGATCTTGAATATGCTTTCTTTGGAATTTACGATGGCCACGGTGGTGGAGAAGCTGCTGCTTTTGCAAAGGAGCATTTGATGGACGCTATTGTAAAACAGCGTCATTTCTGGTCTGACAATGACGAGGACGTACTGAAAGCCATTCGCAATGGTTATATGTTGACCCACTTGAACATGTGGAAAGAAGTAG AGAAATGGCCAAAAACTGTGACAGGTTTACCCAGTACAGCTGGAACAACGGCAAGTATTGCATTTATAAGACGAGGCAAGATTTATGTAGGACATGTTGGTGATTCCGCTATTGTTCTGGGTTACCAAAAGGAAG GTTCTGATGAATGGGAGGCAAAACCGTTAACATCTGACCATAAACCTGAATCCATTAGTGAAATGGAGAGGATTGAGAGATGTGGTGGCAAAGTGGTGTCAAAAGCAGGGGTACCAAGAGTAGTATGGAATAGGCCCAGAGCCGGTCACAAAGGGCCAATAAAGAAGAACACCCCAATGGATGAGATACCATTTTTGGCTGTTGCAAGATCACTTGGTGATCTATGGAGCTATAATCCAAATAATGATGAATTTATAGTTAGTCCAGATCCTGATGTTGGTGTCCTTACCATTGACCCAGCCAAGTTTAG ATGTCTAATTTTTGGAACTGATGGCTTGTGGAACATGATGACACCGGAAGGTGCTGTGAGTTTAGTGCACTCCACAGAGAAGCATAACGAAGCTGCCTTAGTTGGAGTAGGTAACCAGCCAAGGGACTGGTTGAATCCTTCTAAAAGCCTAGTGGATCAAGCTCTTGAAAG gTGGTCAAACACTCGGATGAGGGCTGATAATACTTCAGTGGTCACTCTTATGTTAGATCCTCCAGGCCCCCCTCGAGCAACTGTTCTAAGATCAAGAACTGCAGCAACCCAAAAGGCACAGTCAACAGTTAATCCTGCCGTTTCCTCACATCCAGCTGTTACAACTGCTTCTTCAAACAAAGTAGATGACAGTAAATCTGAGAATGCCGTTGAAACTGAAAACAGACAAGTGCCTGAAAATGGTTTGACCATTATGACCCGGTATTCAGATGAAGATAAGCCTCTCCAAAATGGTGAGTCCTCTGAACACACCCCCCTACCACCATGCACCACCATTGATGGGAGATTTTCTGTGGGAGCCAAAAATGAAAGTACGAATGAGTCGAAAGAAGATTCTGAGACAATAACAAATTATGGCAACCCCGCCGAGTCGTATTTCATGGCGCGTCTGCTTAATAGAACTAAAGTTGTGAATACATTATCGGAAGTGTACAATGAAATAGTTAATTGTACAAATGAAGAGACAGTCGAATCTCACGAACCATCACCACCACCTCCTGCCACCGTTGTCCCCGAAGAGACCGTTGAAGTAGTGCGGCCCATTATCGCCCGGCAATCACTGCCACCGGAAGAGAGTAATGTCGAAGCGGAGTCAGAGCTCGATAACATCAGTATACAGATCAATGAAGTTTCATCCAGTTCGCCGACAGAGGGGCCGGTGCGGTCGAGAGCGAAGAAGTTTCGGGATGTTAAACGGGACGCGACGCCTAATGATCGGGTGCTGCGCTCGCACCACGAGTCCGAGGCGGCGGGGCCGCAGACCAGGCAAGCCGCTACTCGCTTGCGGTCGCCCGTCGCGAAGCCGCTCGAGCGGGTCGTGATCTTGAACAGACGCGACTTGCGTCCTCAAGCGCGGCGCCCCGAAGCGGGCTCGGGCGATGCGGGGGAAGAGGCGCGGCGGTCCACTCGCTCGCAGCACGCGCCCGCGCCGCAGAAAGGGCGCCAGGAGTCAGTCCGGGCGGGAAACTGTCCGCGCGCCCCGGGGTCGACGCGGCGGTCCCCGGCGGCGCGGGAGCTAGGCCGCTCCAAGGAGAACCTCGGCGGCGGGAGGGGCCGCGCGGCCGCCGCTCGCGCCCCCCCCGCGCCGCGCCCTCGCCCGCGCCGCGACCCTAGCCAGCCCGAGGTGCACTCCACCACCGGCGAGCCCGCGCGCCCGCGAGCGCTGCGCTCCAGAAACGAAACCGACTCCCCCGCGCAGCCTCCGGGCAAACGTCCTCGCTACGACGACGCTCCCGACCCGCCCAAGGTGCCCGACAAGTGCGCTCGACCCATCGGCAAGCGCGCCTCCGGCCCCTGGGCTCCATCCCTGGCGCTGCGCAATCGTTTGCGTCGAAGACTAGCGAAGTAA
- the LOC126967797 gene encoding 39S ribosomal protein L18, mitochondrial, producing MLKTGFQESKQIARLCYSTTRDFVNRNPRNLERMRIGRKPDGYHLDKPGRKFWHKLIVTPSNRTVTAQLVHYVNGPVIEAKTSEWALRKQLYSTTDTCAYINLGRVFAQRCLESGISEMYYDKQPLEGGKIHNFLKEIEKGGIRLQEPEVFKKAQPWDMHRPEKPWDVTEE from the exons ATGCTAAAAACAGGATTTCAAGAGTCAAAACAAATAGCGAGGCTTTGCTATTCAACCACCAGAGATTTCGTAAATAGAAATCCCAGAAACTTAGAACGTATGAGAATTGGGCGCAAACCAGATGGTTATCATTTAGATAAGCCTGGTCGAAAATTTTGGCAcaa aTTGATTGTAACACCCTCAAATAGAACTGTTACAGCACAACTTGTACATTATGTGAATGGGCCGGTTATTGAGGCTAAAACATCTGAGTGGGCACTACGCAAACAGCTCTATAGTACAACAGACACATGTGCATACATTAACTTAGGCCGTGTCTTTGCTCAAAGATGTCTTGAAAGTGGAATATCTGAAATGTACTATGACAAACAACCACTCGAAGGAGGTAAAATTCATAATTTCTTGAAGGAAATTGAAAAGGGAGGTATTCGGTTACAGGAACCCGAAGTTTTCAAAAAAGCACAGCCTTGGGATATGCACAGGCCTGAAAAGCCTTGGGATGTGACAGaagaataa